CGCGGGCGCGCGACGTACGCGAGCGGCTCGAAGGTCTGGTGAATCAGGGGCGCGTACAGGTCGCGCATCCGCTCCACGGCAAGCGCATGTCCACCCAGGACGATGCGGTCCGGGTACAGGCTGTCTCCCAGCGCCGTGCCCTCGCGCAGGAACTCGGGGTTGGACACCACAAAGTACCTGTTCATGTGGTAGTCGACGGCGTGCTCCTCTAGGATCCGGGTGACCCAGTCCCCCGTCCCGATGGGCACGGTGCTCTTGTTGACGATGACCTGCACCTTGCCGTTGAGGTTCTGCGCGATGCTGCGTGCGGCGGCCTCCAGGTAGGTCAGGTTGGGGCGGCCATCCGGCAGGGGCGGCGTACCCACGCAGATGAAGATCACGTCCGCGTGCGGAATGACATTCTCGTAGTCCGTCGTCCAGCGCAGGTTGTGCCCCGCGTCCGCCAGGAGCTGGTCGAGGCCCGGCTCGTAGATGGGGACCTCGCCCCGCTGAAGCTGGGCAATCTTGTTGGGGTCGATGTCAATGCCGGTGACCTGGTGGCCGAGGTGGGCGAGCAGCCCCGCCGTGCCCAGCCCGACGTACCCTGTGCCGATCACCGCGACCTGCTGAGGCTTCCACTCATTCATGCAAAACGCTCCTGTTCCGGCGTGTGCCCGGAGTGCTGCCTGGCCTGCTGGCTGCGCTGTTCGGGCAAGTTCCCCCGATGGGGGATGCGCTGGGTGAGAATGATGGGGTAGAACATCGTATTGCTTCTCCTCGGGGCTCATGAGAAACCCAAACGTTCCTTCAGAGAAGGTAGCGTTACTCTTCACGCTGGGCTCACGAAAAGTTCGCATTGAGCCTTGCTTACATTCCCGCGAAGCGGGGCGAGCGTGGGAAGGGGAGAGGTGGGGGCGTGTTGGCCGATTTAGCTTTTTTGAAGCGGCCCCTGGAACAGGCTGAAGCATGCCGACCTTCTCTGGCGGGGTAACCGCGCAGACCCCACCGACCTCCCTGCCGGATCACGCCCAGAGGCCCGTTTCCCGCCCACTCCTGGGCACCCGCATCGACGCGACCAGCTACGCCCAAGCGGCAGCAGACGTGATCACCTGGGCGCAGGCCGGGGGCCCCCGCCGGGTCCACGCCGCCAACGTCCACATGGTCATGGAGGGAGTGGACGACCCCAACTTCCAGGCCGTCACCAACTCCGCCGACTTGGTCACGCCCGACGGGATGCCGCTCGTCTGGGGGTTGAAGCTGCTGGGGGTCCGGGACGCCGAGCGGGTCTACGGCCCCACCCTGACCCTGCATGTCTGCGAGGCGGCAGCCAAAGCGGGGGTGCCCATCGGGTTGTACGGCGGCACGCCCGAGAGCCTGGGGGACTTCCGGGCTTTCCTGGAGCGCCAGTTCCCCGGCATCCAGGTGGCCTGCACGATTGCCCCGCCCTTCCGCCCGCTGACGCCCGAGGAGGACGCCGAGGACGTCCGGCAGATCCTCGCCTCCGGGGCCCGCATCCTTTTCGTGGGGATCGGCTGCCCGAAGCAGGAGTGGTGGATGTACCGTCACCGCGACCGGCTGCCCCTCACCATGCTGGGGGTGGGCGCGGCCTTCGACTTCCACTCGGGGCGGGTCCGGCAGGCACCCGGGGCGATGCAGCGCCTGGGGCTGGAGTGGCTCTTCCGGCTGGCGATGGAGCCC
Above is a window of Deinococcus apachensis DSM 19763 DNA encoding:
- a CDS encoding WecB/TagA/CpsF family glycosyltransferase, producing MPTFSGGVTAQTPPTSLPDHAQRPVSRPLLGTRIDATSYAQAAADVITWAQAGGPRRVHAANVHMVMEGVDDPNFQAVTNSADLVTPDGMPLVWGLKLLGVRDAERVYGPTLTLHVCEAAAKAGVPIGLYGGTPESLGDFRAFLERQFPGIQVACTIAPPFRPLTPEEDAEDVRQILASGARILFVGIGCPKQEWWMYRHRDRLPLTMLGVGAAFDFHSGRVRQAPGAMQRLGLEWLFRLAMEP